The DNA segment AGAAGAATTGGACGAAATTAAAACAGTTGCAAAAAAAAATATAGATTTTGCCCTTTTCAGTCTTAAAATATTCGACGACGTAGTATTAAAAAATCAGGTTTATAAGGAGCTTATACTGTCCGACGTTTATATTCATAAGACTTATTATATGGGAACAGTCGATGAACATAACCGAGTTAATTTTTACGACGGAAAAATAAGGGTGATTGACCCCGAAGGAAATGAATTCGTAAAATACGCACCTGCCGACTATACCATGCATATAGCCGAACGGGTAGAACAGTGGACTTATTTAAAATATCCTTACTTAAAAAACATAGGATGGAAAGGTTTTGTGGACGGACCGGATAGCGGCGTTTATTCCTGCACTCCTTTGTCCCGTCTTAACGTTTCGGATAAAATGGCTACGCCGCTTGCACAGGAATATTTTGAAAAGTTTTACGATACTTTGAGCGGTAAAAAGGAAGACGAAAGCGGCAACGGAAGCGGAAGGTATAAACCTGTCCACCATAGGCTTGCAACCCACTGGGCAAGATTAGTAGAGCTTTTGTATGCTTCCGAAAGAATGCTGGAGCTTGCTAACGACGAGGAAACCGCATCCGATAAAGTCAGAAATATACCCAACGGATTGAACGGTTCTCCCGAAGCCGTAGGTATAGGTTCGGTAGAGGCGCCGAGAGGCACGCTGACCCATCATTACGTTTCCGACGAAAAAGGCATCGTTAAAAAGGTAAATCTTATAGT comes from the Candidatus Acidulodesulfobacterium acidiphilum genome and includes:
- a CDS encoding Ni/Fe hydrogenase subunit alpha, translated to MRKISIDPITRLEGHGKIDIFLNDEGNVENTYFIVPELRGFEQFCKGRLAEDMPVLTNRICGVCPEAHHMASVKALDMLFGVEPPPAAKKIRELLYMAFYVTDHTTHFYALGGPDFIVGPDAPPSERNVLGVIRKVGLDIGKEVIETRARNHHVIEMLGGRGVHLAGGLPGGWSKSISKEELDEIKTVAKKNIDFALFSLKIFDDVVLKNQVYKELILSDVYIHKTYYMGTVDEHNRVNFYDGKIRVIDPEGNEFVKYAPADYTMHIAERVEQWTYLKYPYLKNIGWKGFVDGPDSGVYSCTPLSRLNVSDKMATPLAQEYFEKFYDTLSGKKEDESGNGSGRYKPVHHRLATHWARLVELLYASERMLELANDEETASDKVRNIPNGLNGSPEAVGIGSVEAPRGTLTHHYVSDEKGIVKKVNLIV